One Mangifera indica cultivar Alphonso chromosome 4, CATAS_Mindica_2.1, whole genome shotgun sequence genomic region harbors:
- the LOC123213701 gene encoding LOW QUALITY PROTEIN: MLO-like protein 4 (The sequence of the model RefSeq protein was modified relative to this genomic sequence to represent the inferred CDS: inserted 1 base in 1 codon), with protein MKELVIRQGRSLSETPTYSVASVITVLVFICYLAQKSIYKFGKWLKKTRRKALFASLEKIKEELMLLGLISLLLAQWARWISEICVNSSLFNSKFYICSENGSGIKEHVLLRSSFSFQNESSIPXKGIISHTSHQCGEGREPFVSLRGLEQLHRFLFVLGITHVLYSCLAVGLAMSKIYSWRKWEYQAIPAADAGLQEKKFKVMQRQSTFVFHHTSHPWSRSPVLLWMLCFLRQFKSSIQKSDYLALRLGFITKHKLPPSYNFHKYMVRSMEDEFHGILGISWPLWGYAIVCIFINIHGLNIYFWLSFIPAILVMLVGTKLQHVVSSLALEIKEQTGPQIGTQVKPRDDLFWFRKPVILLRLIQFIIFQNAFEMATFIWSLWGLEERSCFLKNQYMIIIRLSSGVLVQFWCSYSTVPLNVIVTQMGSQWKKALVAESVRKSLHSWCKRVRERSKHDSLHSHTTRSICSLESTIDERDEITVASGTLSRSSSMESLNQVTITSIEQAESVLQTSECPETELSFRVQEYLSNTMNRNALEPPITDEEDNTGNGEEGKVETLYDLFKKT; from the exons ATGAAGGAGTTGGTGATTAGGCAAGGGAGGTCTCTGTCCGAGACTCCAACCTACTCCGTTGCTTCAGTCATTactgttttggtttttatttgttATCTTGCTCAAAAGTCTATTTACAAATTTGGAAAG TGGTTGAAGAAGACAAGGAGGAAAGCTCTATTTGCTTCACTAGAGAAGATTAAAGAAG AGTTGATGCTGCTCGGACTTATATCTTTGTTGTTGGCACAATGGGCACGATGGATATCTGAGATTTGTGTCAATTCATCTCTTTTcaacagtaaattttatatctgttcTGAAAATGGTAGCGGCATCAAAGAGCATGTCTTGTTAAGAAGTTCCTTCTCCTTTCAAAATGAATCAAGTATTC CTAAAGGAATTATCAGTCATACATCTCATCAATGTGGTGAG GGTCGTGAACCGTTTGTTTCACTCAGGGGCCTGGAGCAGCTTCACAGATTTTTGTTTGTTCTTGGTATCACTCATGTTCTTTACAGCTGCTTGGCAGTTGGTTTGGCCATGAGCAAG ATTTATAGTTGGAGGAAATGGGAATATCAAGCAATTCCAGCTGCAGATGCAGGTTTGCAAG aaaagaaattcaaggTAATGCAGCGACAAAGCACCTTTGTTTTCCATCACACATCTCATCCATGGAGCAGAAGTCCAGTTCTACTTTGGATG CTTTGCTTTCTGCGACAATTTAAGAGCTCTATACAGAAGTCGGACTACTTGGCTCTACGTCTGGGTTTCATCACT AAGCACAAGCTACCCCCTTCTtacaattttcataaatatatggTTCGAAGTATGGAAGATGAATTTCATGGCATCCTCGGCATTAG CTGGCCATTGTGGGGTTATGCAATAGTGTGCATCTTCATAAACATTCATG gtctaaatatttatttctggCTGTCTTTTATCCCTGCCATT CTTGTCATGCTTGTCGGAACAAAGCTTCAGCATGTTGTCTCCTCTTTGGCCCTTGAAATTAAGGAACAAACAGGGCCTCAAATTGGGACTCAAGTAAAGCCAAGGGATGATTTATTCTGGTTTAGAAAACCAGTGATTTTGTTGCGGttgattcaatttattatatttcag AATGCATTTGAGATGGCAACATTCATATGGTCCTTG TGGGGGCTTGAGGAGAGATCATGcttcttgaaaaatcaatatatgaTAATCATCCGGTTGAGTTCCGG GGTTCTTGTTCAGTTCTGGTGCAGCTACAGCACAGTGCCTTTGAATGTGATTGTGACACAG ATGGGATCTCAATGGAAGAAAGCTCTGGTGGCAGAGAGTGTGAGAAAGTCTCTCCATAGTTGGTGTAAGAGAGTGCGGGAGAGGTCTAAACATGACTCGTTACATTCGCATACCACAAGGTCAATATGCTCGCTCGAATCAACAATAGACGAAAGAGATGAAATAACAGTGGCATCTGGTACTTTATCCAGGAGTTCTTCAATGGAGTCATTGAATCAAGTAACTATAACATCAATTGAACAGGCAGAGTCTGTTCTTCAGACCTCCGAATGTCCTGAAACTGAATTGTCCTTTAGAGTGCAAGAGTACTTATCCAATACTATGAACAGAAATGCCTTGGAACCTCCCATTACTGATGAAGAAGATAATACAGGCAATGGAGAGGAAGGAAAAGTTGAGACTCTTTATGACTTATTTAAGAAGACCTGA
- the LOC123213864 gene encoding multiple organellar RNA editing factor 1, mitochondrial-like, translated as MAHSAFLLRRSLPAPTALRRSLSSLVPALSSPPLLKPSISSSSPSSQQQASSFLASVVQYRLFRSYPMVSLSSDKKYHLYKEGNEITPDTILFEGCDYNHWLIVMEFPKDPKPTPEEMVRTYEETCAKGLNISLEEAKQKIYACSTTTYQGFQAVMTEEESEKFHGVPGVAFVLPDSYIDPQIKEYGGDKYINGTIIPRPPPFQRNTGGRFRDRNRNPDRPPRYNQQGSPMQNQQNYPQNNSWQGDARNHGAPQNYPPQQNFPPQQNYPPQQNYPPQQNYPPQQNFGTPGQGESGGPMPINRSGREPFPADTRGSMPPYPGNYNQGERGKYYPPQGDQSSYGQRNFGGNNSNYAPPSHGGTYGGTSSNYGQSYRGQGENQRFSPMEQGNVQGDQRNYAPMGQTGINQGRY; from the exons ATGGCTCATTCCGCCTTCCTTCTCCGCCGCTCCCTCCCGGCCCCCACCGCTCTCCGCCGTTCTCTCTCTTCACTCGTCCCTGCACTCTCTTCTCCCCCTCTCCTCAAACCCtcaatttcttcctcttctccaTCGTCACAGCAACAAGCATCTTCATTTTTGGCCTCTGTCGTCCAATATCGGCTGTTCAGGTCGTATCCGATGGTGTCGCTTTCGTCTGATAAAAAGTACCATTTGTACAAGGAAGGCAATGAGATAACCCCCGACACGATCTTGTTCGAGGGTTGCGATTACAATCACTGGCTTATTGTTATGGAATTTCCGAAAGATCCCAAGCCAACGCCTGAAGAGATGGTTAGAACTTATGAGGAAACTTGTGCTAAAGGACTGAacattag TTTGGAGGAGgcaaaacaaaaaatctatGCTTGTAGCACAACTACTTATCAAGGCTTTCAGGCTGTAATGACTGAAGAAGAGTCAGAGAAGTTTCATG GTGTCCCTGGAGTTGCTTTTGTGTTGCCAGATTCTTACATTGATCCACAGATCAAGGAATATGGAG GAGACAAATACATTAATGGAACAATTATACCAAGACCACCTCCTTTTCAACGCAATACAGGGGGAAGATTCCGTGACCGAAATAGGAATCCTGACCGACCACCAAGATACAACCAACAAGGAAGTCCAATGCAAAATCAGCAAAATTATCCTCAAAACAATTCATGGCAAGGTGATGCCAGGAACCATGGAGCTCCACAAAATTATCCACCTCAACAGAACTTCCCACCTCAACAGAACTACCCTCCTCAACAGAACTATCCACCTCAACAAAATTATCCACCTCAACAGAATTTTGGCACTCCTGGTCAAGGAGAAAGTGGAGGTCCCATGCCAATAAACCGAAGTGGAAGGGAACCATTTCCAGCAGATACAAGAGGTTCGATGCCTCCATATCCTGGAAATTACAACCAAGGGGAGAGAGGAAAGTATTATCCTCCACAAGGAGACCAGAGCAGTTATGGGCAGAGGAATTTTGGGGGAAATAATTCCAATTACGCACCCCCATCTCATGGTGGAACTTATGGGGGAACAAGTTCTAATTATGGACAGAGTTACAGGGGGCAAGGAGAAAACCAAAGATTCTCACCAATGGAGCAGGGAAATGTACAAGGAGACCAAAGGAACTATGCACCCATGGGACAAACGGGGATAAACCAG GGACGATATTGA
- the LOC123213865 gene encoding MLO-like protein 4 isoform X2 — protein sequence MLLGLISLLLAQWARWISKICVNSSLFNSKFYICSENGSGIKEHVLLRSSFFFQNESSIPPKGIISHTSHQCDGGHEPFVSLEGLEQLHRFLFVLGITHVLYSCLAVGLAMSKIYSWRKWEYQAIPAADAGLQEKKFKVMQRQSTFVFHHASHPWSRSPVLLWMLCFLQQFKSFIQKSDYLALRLGFITVGI from the exons ATGCTGCTTGGGCTTATATCTTTGTTGTTGGCACAATGGGCACGATGGATATCTAAGATTTGTGTCAATTCATCTCTTTTcaacagtaaattttatatctgttcTGAAAATGGTAGCGGCATCAAAGAGCATGTCTTGTTAAGAAGttccttcttttttcaaaatgaatcgAGTATTCCCCCCAAAGGAATTATCAGTCATACATCTCATCAATGTGATGGG GGTCACGAACCGTTTGTTTCACTCGAGGGCCTGGAGCAGCTTCACAGATTTTTGTTTGTTCTTGGTATCACTCATGTTCTTTACAGCTGCTTGGCAGTTGGTTTGGCCATGAGCAAG ATTTATAGTTGGAGGAAATGGGAATATCAAGCAATTCCAGCTGCAGATGCAGGTTTGCAAG aaaagaaattcaaggTGATGCAGCGACAAAGCACCTTTGTTTTCCATCACGCGTCGCATCCATGGAGCAGAAGTCCGGTTCTACTCTGGATG CTTTGCTTTCTGCAACAATTTAAGAGCTTTATACAGAAGTCGGATTACTTGGCTCTACGTCTGGGTTTCATCACTGTGGGTATCTAA
- the LOC123213865 gene encoding MLO-like protein 4 isoform X3: protein MLLGLISLLLAQWARWISKICVNSSLFNSKFYICSENGSGIKEHVLLRSSFFFQNESSIPPKGIISHTSHQCDGGHEPFVSLEGLEQLHRFLFVLGITHVLYSCLAVGLAMSKIYSWRKWEYQAIPAADAGLQEKKFKVMQRQSTFVFHHASHPWSRSPVLLWMKQGFVHAYHICE from the exons ATGCTGCTTGGGCTTATATCTTTGTTGTTGGCACAATGGGCACGATGGATATCTAAGATTTGTGTCAATTCATCTCTTTTcaacagtaaattttatatctgttcTGAAAATGGTAGCGGCATCAAAGAGCATGTCTTGTTAAGAAGttccttcttttttcaaaatgaatcgAGTATTCCCCCCAAAGGAATTATCAGTCATACATCTCATCAATGTGATGGG GGTCACGAACCGTTTGTTTCACTCGAGGGCCTGGAGCAGCTTCACAGATTTTTGTTTGTTCTTGGTATCACTCATGTTCTTTACAGCTGCTTGGCAGTTGGTTTGGCCATGAGCAAG ATTTATAGTTGGAGGAAATGGGAATATCAAGCAATTCCAGCTGCAGATGCAGGTTTGCAAG aaaagaaattcaaggTGATGCAGCGACAAAGCACCTTTGTTTTCCATCACGCGTCGCATCCATGGAGCAGAAGTCCGGTTCTACTCTGGATG AAGCAAGGTTTTGTACATGCTTACCACATTTGTGAATGA
- the LOC123213865 gene encoding MLO-like protein 4 isoform X1, with the protein MLLGLISLLLAQWARWISKICVNSSLFNSKFYICSENGSGIKEHVLLRSSFFFQNESSIPPKGIISHTSHQCDGGHEPFVSLEGLEQLHRFLFVLGITHVLYSCLAVGLAMSKIYSWRKWEYQAIPAADAGLQEKKFKVMQRQSTFVFHHASHPWSRSPVLLWMVNFPAFIWQVFASLSIVVLSSQKQGFVHAYHICE; encoded by the exons ATGCTGCTTGGGCTTATATCTTTGTTGTTGGCACAATGGGCACGATGGATATCTAAGATTTGTGTCAATTCATCTCTTTTcaacagtaaattttatatctgttcTGAAAATGGTAGCGGCATCAAAGAGCATGTCTTGTTAAGAAGttccttcttttttcaaaatgaatcgAGTATTCCCCCCAAAGGAATTATCAGTCATACATCTCATCAATGTGATGGG GGTCACGAACCGTTTGTTTCACTCGAGGGCCTGGAGCAGCTTCACAGATTTTTGTTTGTTCTTGGTATCACTCATGTTCTTTACAGCTGCTTGGCAGTTGGTTTGGCCATGAGCAAG ATTTATAGTTGGAGGAAATGGGAATATCAAGCAATTCCAGCTGCAGATGCAGGTTTGCAAG aaaagaaattcaaggTGATGCAGCGACAAAGCACCTTTGTTTTCCATCACGCGTCGCATCCATGGAGCAGAAGTCCGGTTCTACTCTGGATGGTAAATTTTCCTGCTTTTATATGGCAAGTATTTGCTTCCTTATCTATTGTTGTGCTTTCTTCTCAGAAGCAAGGTTTTGTACATGCTTACCACATTTGTGAATGA
- the LOC123213865 gene encoding MLO-like protein 4 isoform X4 — MLLGLISLLLAQWARWISKICVNSSLFNSKFYICSENGSGIKEHVLLRSSFFFQNESSIPPKGIISHTSHQCDGGHEPFVSLEGLEQLHRFLFVLGITHVLYSCLAVGLAMSKIYSWRKWEYQAIPAADAGLQEKKFKVMQRQSTFVFHHASHPWSRKARFCTCLPHL; from the exons ATGCTGCTTGGGCTTATATCTTTGTTGTTGGCACAATGGGCACGATGGATATCTAAGATTTGTGTCAATTCATCTCTTTTcaacagtaaattttatatctgttcTGAAAATGGTAGCGGCATCAAAGAGCATGTCTTGTTAAGAAGttccttcttttttcaaaatgaatcgAGTATTCCCCCCAAAGGAATTATCAGTCATACATCTCATCAATGTGATGGG GGTCACGAACCGTTTGTTTCACTCGAGGGCCTGGAGCAGCTTCACAGATTTTTGTTTGTTCTTGGTATCACTCATGTTCTTTACAGCTGCTTGGCAGTTGGTTTGGCCATGAGCAAG ATTTATAGTTGGAGGAAATGGGAATATCAAGCAATTCCAGCTGCAGATGCAGGTTTGCAAG aaaagaaattcaaggTGATGCAGCGACAAAGCACCTTTGTTTTCCATCACGCGTCGCATCCATGGAGCAGAA AAGCAAGGTTTTGTACATGCTTACCACATTTGTGA
- the LOC123213863 gene encoding multiple organellar RNA editing factor 1, mitochondrial-like: MAHSAFLLRRSFPAPTALRRSLSSLVPALSSPPLLKPSISSSSPSSQQQASSFLASVVQYRLFRSYPMVSLSSDKKYHLYKEGDEITPDTILFEGCDYNHWLIVMEFPKDPKPTPEEMVRTYEETCAKGLNISLEEAKQKIYACSTTTYQGFQAVMTEEESEKFHGVPGVVFVLPDSYIDPQNKEYGGDKYINGTIIPRPPPFQRNTGGRFRDRNRNPDRPPRYNQQGSPMQNQQNYPQNNSWQGDARNHGAPQNYPPQQNFPPQQNFPPQQNYPPQQNYPPQQNYPPQQNFGTPGQGESGGPMPMNRSGREPFPADTRGSMPPYPGNYNQGERGKYYPPQGDQSSYGQRNFGGNNSNYAPPSHGGTYGGTSSNYGQSYKGQGESQRFSPMEQGNVQGDQRDYAPMGQTGINQGRY, from the exons ATGGCTCATTCCGCCTTCCTTCTCCGCCGCTCCTTCCCGGCCCCCACCGCTCTCCGCCGTTCTCTCTCTTCACTCGTCCCTGCACTCTCTTCTCCCCCTCTCCTCAAACCCtcaatttcttcctcttctccaTCGTCGCAGCAACAAGCATCTTCATTTTTGGCCTCTGTCGTCCAATATCGGCTGTTCAGGTCGTATCCGATGGTGTCGCTTTCGTCTGATAAAAAGTACCATTTGTACAAGGAAGGCGATGAGATAACCCCCGACACGATCTTGTTCGAGGGTTGCGATTACAATCACTGGCTTATTGTTATGGAATTTCCGAAAGATCCCAAGCCAACGCCTGAAGAGATGGTTAGAACTTATGAGGAAACTTGTGCTAAAGGACTGAACattag TTTGGAGGaggcaaaacaaaaaatttatgctTGTAGCACAACTACTTATCAAGGCTTTCAGGCTGTAATGACTGAAGAAGAGTCAGAGAAGTTTCATG GTGTCCCTGGAGTTGTTTTTGTGTTGCCAGATTCTTACATTGATCCACAGAACAAGGAATATGGAG GAGACAAATACATTAATGGAACAATTATACCAAGACCACCTCCTTTTCAACGCAATACAGGGGGAAGATTCCGTGACCGAAATAGGAATCCCGACCGACCACCAAGATACAACCAACAAGGAAGTCCAATGCAAAATCAGCAAAATTATCCTCAAAACAATTCATGGCAAGGTGATGCCAGGAACCATGGAGCTCCACAAAATTATCCACCTCAACAGAACTTTCCACCTCAACAGAACTTCCCACCTCAACAGAACTACCCTCCTCAACAGAACTATCCACCTCAACAAAATTATCCACCTCAACAGAATTTTGGCACTCCTGGTCAAGGAGAAAGTGGAGGTCCCATGCCAATGAACCGAAGTGGAAGGGAACCATTTCCAGCAGATACAAGAGGTTCGATGCCTCCATATCCCGGAAATTACAACCAAGGGGAGAGAGGAAAGTATTATCCTCCACAAGGAGACCAGAGCAGTTATGGGCAGAGGAATTTTGGGGGAAATAATTCAAATTACGCACCCCCATCTCATGGTGGAACTTATGGGGGAACAAGTTCTAATTATGGACAGAGTTACAAGGGGCAAGGAGAAAGCCAAAGATTCTCCCCAATGGAGCAGGGAAATGTACAAGGAGACCAAAGGGACTATGCACCCATGGGACAAACGGGGATAAACCAG GGACGATATTGA
- the LOC123213376 gene encoding phospholipase D delta-like — MTSDGAASPRASEEPVFLYGDLDLWILEAKSLPNMDLVSARLRRCCNMFGQCSFPCGRRSELSGRHSIITSDPYVSVCLAGATVAQTRVIANSENPLWDEHFRVPVAHPIVKVEFHVKDNDVLGAELIGIVEIPVDKILSGNGINDWFTINGQYGKSMGPYPQLHISVQFWPVEGNPLYKDGVGAGPDYIGVPGTYFPLRTGGNVTLYQDAHVPDGKLPEIALDGGKVFQHSKCWEDICHAILEARNIIYMIGWSIYHPVKLVREPTRPLPSEGQLSLGDMLKRKSQEGVHVVLLIWDDKTSHDKFLIKTEGVMQTHDEETRKFFKHSSVHCVLAPRYASNKLSIFKQQVVGTLFTHHQKCVLVDTEASENQRKVTAFIGGLDLCDGRYDTPEHRLFDDLDTIFADDYHNPTFPSNAKSPRQPWHDLHCKIEGPAAYDILTNFEQRWTKVKKWGEFSLKKVTSWHDDGLLNLQNTVVMTPSLGPDGYKNLCVTEENDTESWHVQVFRSIDSGSVKGFPKDVQEASAQNLVCGKNLKVDKSIHTAYVKAIRSAQHFVYIENQYFIGSSFYWPSYKNAGADNLIPMELAMKIVSKINANEHFSVYIVIPMWPEGVPSSASVQEILYWQRQTMAMMYKVIAQALERKGLLEIYHPRDYLSFYCLGKREHPSQDSRSPPVQQTDSRSLAAVQKYRRFMIYVHAKGMIVDDEYVMMGSANINQRSMEGSRDTEISMGAYQPTYTWAAKKSHPRGQVYGYRMSLWAEHLGKIEDTFLEPETLECMRRVNTIAKNNWEAFVSDHHQDMRGNLMQYPVHIKRSGKVTAMPGYETFPDVGGKVLGAPTSLPDALTT; from the exons ATGACTAGTGATGGTGCTGCTAGCCCAAGGGCATCTGAGGAACCAGTTTTCTTATATGGTGATTTGGATTTATGGATTTTAGAAGCGAAATCTCTACCAAATATGGATTTAGTTTCAGCAAGATTGAGAAGATGTTGTAATATGTTTGGCCAATGCTCATTTCCCTGTGGGCGAAGATCAGAGCTTTCAGGTCGACATTCAATCATTACAAGTGACCCTTATGTGTCTGTTTGTCTAGCGGGAGCTACAGTAGCACAGACCAGAGTAATAGCCAACAGCGAAAATCCTTTGTGGGATGAGCATTTTCGTGTGCCTGTAGCCCACCCTATTGTAAAAGTAGAGTTTCATGTCAAGGATAATGATGTTCTTGGAGCTGAACTTATTGGGATAGTGGAGATACCAGTTGACAAAATCCTTTCCGGAAATGGTATTAATGATTGGTTCACCATCAATGGACAGTACGGAAAAAGTATGGGGCCTTATCCACAATTGCACATATCTGTGCAGTTTTGGCCTGTGGAAGGGAACCCCCTGTATAAAGATGGAGTAGGAGCAGGGCCAGATTACATAGGAGTTCCTGGTACATATTTTCCCCTCCGCACTGGAGGAAATGTGACACTTTATCAAGATGCTCATGTACCTGATGGTAAGCTTCCGGAAATTGCACTTGATGGTGGCAAAGTTTTTCAGCACAGTAAATGTTGGGAAGATATATGCCATGCAATTCTAGAAGCCCGCAACATCATATACATGATAGGCTGGTCCATATATCACCCTGTAAAGCTTGTGAGGGAGCCAACAAGACCATTGCCTTCAGAAGGACAACTTTCGTTAGGAGACATGTTGAAGCGTAAATCCCAAGAAGGGGTCCATGTGGTTCTTCTAATTTGGGATGATAAGACTTCGCATGACAAATTCCTCATAAAGACA GAAGGTGTTATGCAGACTCATGATGAAGAAACTAGGAAGTTTTTCAAACACTCAAGCGTCCACTGCGTGCTTGCTCCTCGTTATGCAAGCAACAAACTCAGTATATTTAAGCAGCAG GTTGTGGGAACCCTATTTACACATCATCAGAAGTGTGTGCTTGTTGACACTGAAGCATCTGAAAATCAACGGAAGGTAACTGCATTTATTGGTGGCCTGGATCTATGTGATGGAAGATATGACACCCCTGAGCACAGGCTCTTTGATGATCTTGACACCATCTTTGCTGATGACTATCATAATCCTACATTTCCG TCTAATGCTAAAAGTCCAAGGCAACCGTGGCATGACTTGCATTGTAAAATTGAAGGCCCTGCTGCATAtgatattttaacaaattttgagcAAAGATGGACAAAGGTCAAAAAATGGGGTGAATTCAGCCTCAAAAAGGTGACCAGCTGGCATGACGATGGTTTGTTAAATCTACAGAATACTGTTGTAATGACACCCTCTCTAGGTCCTGATGGTTATAAAAATCTATGTGTGACAGAGGAAAATGATACTGAAAGTTGGCATGTTCAG GTATTTCGGTCCATCGATTCAGGATCTGTAAAAGGATTTCCAAAAGATGTTCAGGAAGCTTCAGCTCAG AATCTGGTCTGTGGAAAGAACTTGAAAGTAGATAAGAGCATCCATACAGCATATGTAAAAGCAATAAGATCAGCACAACACTTTGTATACATTGAGAATCAGTATTTCATTGGATCTTCATTTTATTGGCCATCATACAAAAATGCAG GTGCTGACAACTTAATCCCCATGGAACTGGCAATGAAAATTGTTAGCAAAATTAATGCAAATGAGCATTTTTCGGTGTATATAGTAATACCAATGTGGCCAGAGGGTGTCCCCTCGAGTGCTTCTGTTCAGGAAATTTTATATTGGCAG AGACAAACGATGGCCATGATGTACAAGGTTATTGCACAAGCACTCGAGAGGAAAGGACTTTTGGAGATATATCATCCACGAGATTATTTGAGCTTCTATTGCCTTGGTAAACGTGAACACCCATCTCAGGACAGTCGATCTCCTCCTGTTCAACAGACAGACAGTCGTTCACTG GCTGCAGTTCAAAAATACCGCAGATTTATGATATATGTTCACGCCAAAGGAATGATAGTTGATGATGAGTATGTAATGATGGGATCAGCTAACATCAACCAGAGATCCATGGAGGGCTCAAGGGATACAGAAATTTCAATGGGTGCTTACCAACCTACTTACACCTGGGCAGCAAAGAAATCTCATCCCCGTGGCCAA GTATATGGTTATCGAATGTCGCTATGGGCAGAGCACCTTGGCAAAATTGAGGACACTTTTCTCGAACCAGAGACACTGGAATGCATGAGGCGCGTCAACACAATTGCCAAAAACAACTGGGAAGCATTTGTGTCGGACCATCACCAGGATATGAGAGGAAACTTGATGCAGTATCCAGTTCATATCAAACGCAGCGGAAAAGTCACTGCAATGCCAGGTTATGAAACATTTCCTGATGTCGGTGGCAAAGTTCTTGGAGCACCTACTAGTCTTCCTGATGCTCTAACCACATAA